The sequence AAACTATCGCAAAAAGAATAAATCGACGTCCGGGTGACGAGATATTTTGTACATACAGTCGCGGCGCGGAATATTTTTCTGCCGAATGATTTATAGGTGCGACTGACCTCTCGCCGGGTTACACCATGTACAGTCGGAACATGTTTCGACGTCAAGTCGAGATCGTAAAAATGTCTGAAGGCTATTGTACTCCATGGAAATAAGAAGTAAAGGATCTGATAAAAACTTGAAGTTAATGGTCTGCAGAAACCTTGAATCAGTAAGATCAATTCAAGAAAGTATATATATGAATAGTTGTAGATGatgattatataatacaaaatggAACACGATACGcgcaaaataatttacaaatagttGAATCTATTAACTTAATGAATACTTTAAATGTAActtcaaaaaatattattaattacttatagAATTGAATACcgcataaaaataattgtatcagTTTACGCAATTATACAATAATGGTCCCACCAATTTTTGTATTCTCGCAAAATTATGCAtcgaatttacatatttttcattctaaaaATCACTGCACGAACAGCtagatcaaataaaaattcctcgTTTCAATGTTTATTGAAGTGTCCCACAGAAGACAGTAAAATGCTTTATAGTCGTTGTCCACGGTACAATGGCTAGATTGGAGTTTTaacctataataataaaaatgcttTCCTTTCACTTTCTTGACCTATATTAAAGCCCTATTTGCGGATTCAAGTTCTTCACTATTAAAGTGTCACTGCAATCGAATAATTCTCAATAAACACACTCAAATGCCACTCTTGAAACATTACCTATTTTCTTATTCCATTTTTACAAACTTCATCCGAATCCAACAAACCAACTATACACcatcaatttattttgaaatatcattaaaGTAAAAATTCAGTCTTTAATGAATTATCTATACTAATTTACTTCTTCCAAAATGATCTTCCCTCGattttatgtttgtttattcAAACATATTCACTGCaacttttatgaatattatcgGTATTATAGTGTTCCTATATTATCAAGCAGAAGTTTCTGGTGTATTATCAATCATACTTAATGCAAGTACAAGTTTCACTAGTGAATCGTTATTAAGCTGATCAGTTCCGAGCCAAGACCTGCCCGAGAACTTTTTCGCGGCCAGTACAAGAAACCAGTACCGCTTTTTTGTGCCATCCTCGGTACGAGACACCGACGTGGTCCCACCCTGAGGTACGCGAGATGTTCACGAAGGACGAGCGCGTGTTCCCACGTTGAGCACAAAACCGCAAATTCTTTTATCACCGGAGAGTATTAACGGTCACGCGTGCGGGAAGACATCCGGGACGTCAACGTTTCGCGGGAAAATATCCCCCACTTCCGAATTTCTCGTTTTGATTACCGTTTTTCTTGCACAATGAGATAAACATTAGATCATACCATAAGTAATGTATTGTAGTTTTTGtttatgttaatttatattgtaaaaaattaatacttatatatcctttttattcaaaaattaatatttgtattccttttctattcaaaaattaatacCGTACAACCTCTCCCCGTCTTCCGATTTACTTTTCAATgccattttcgaaatgaaaattgtttagaaCACggcattgaaaaatgttttacaaattAAGATGAAGTATGTACATTACTTGTGGGATgacataatttttatgaaaacagaGCCACCACTAATTTCGATAGTTCTTTTTTTAGACTTTGGGGATCAAATTTACCATGTTGacgatataatatttacatattcagAATAGAAAATTGCAAACAAATAATTGAGTTATTTAAGTAACAAAAGATTTTAGTTTTTGTGTATTACAAAGTTGTTATcacgaagaagaggaagatcGCATGTACCTTTACAAACACCATTTACAATTGATGGAGTGGACTTAATTCGATTCCTTGGTTATATATAACGTTAGTTTACTTTTCTTACTGAAAGCTATGCTGTTCATGTTTCTTATGACTCACGAACTTAATTTCGGTAGTACAAAATGATCCCAGCAATTTCTCGGTTTATCGAAACCACATAAcatgtatttaatttgaagtcGATCAAAATTTAACCGagaatttgttacttttatcaATTCGTCGATAAATATTATCGAATCTTTCGAGTAAACTTCGTTTGatcagaatattttaataaactacgATTCTTAATTGAAACTTTCTAAACTCTTCTCAAGATAATGATCTAAATAACATAGATACTATCTAAAAAGTCACAGAGtgactctctttttcttttattaatactcTTGTATTAATACTCATCCACAAGCGAttagaaagtaaaataaaggaaacaagaAGAATGAACTTCAATTTTCTCGTTTCCCGTTTCGTTAGCCGGATTTAAAGGCATCAGCAGGCTATGGCGCATGTAAAAGCATTTTGTTGCTTGGTGGCACGCGCATGAGTCAAGGTCAGTGACCGGCGTTGACCAAACACTGTGAAAAGCAAGGTGTGTCGCGGTAAATACGAATAAGTACATGTATGATGCATTCCTGTCGATCTATCAGAGAGAACGATCAAATAAAGGTCAATCGACGAATAACAGGCTTATAGCAGAGTACCGGATAGTGACGTCACTGGCATCTTCGCATCACCGGAAACCCAAGTTGGCGAACGATGTGACCACGTGGTTTGTCACGGTAATAGCTTAATACAAGCAAGTATTGTTAATTAATACTGTATAATCGATAtagagtaataaataataagtaataataaataagaataatagtaataataaattcagaatatttaaattatatacaaataccAATAAAGGAATCTAAATTcttttaaactgtattttaaGATACCCATTGATAACTCAGTCAATTTACTTATTTCATAAAAGCAATTTTACAATGATTTCAACAATTTGAGAACAGAAATTACGAATAGGTGATTCAGATCGGTTCAGTAATCCCAACATTAACCTCCATTCCGTTTCCCCTTCAATTGCTTCATAAGCGTGCTCCAAATACCCGAACCAACACACCAAAACaaaatctaatttaatattctaatttaattcCTAATTTCATACTAGcttttattcacttttataaCTGTACAGTGGATCTTGTGCATTTATCCCAAATATGAAAGCATAGAACATTATTACTTCATTTTCGATTGATTAAGGTCCTTTTGAAAGAAAAAACTAATTTCTAGATAATACCCGCCTCTTCAACCACTTtgcgaaacttttattttacataaaaatccgaTGTCTACTTCTAACAATCCTACTTCCTCAACTATTCTTAAAACATacatcaaaccatataaaaccacataCAAACCTCCGAAACCCCTACAAATCATCTACAATCTCCAAAAGCCCATCAAAAATTAATCCTTCACCAATATACTAGATACAAAGTCTTAACTCCAACACCTTTATCCGTCAATACTCAATCATCATTTACGCCAGTTCCTAAATCCAAAAATATCCATAACGGAAGCATCGGTAAACCGAAATCAATAAACGAATACCAGCATCAATAACTAAAGAAAGAAGAATCCAAGAAACCGAAAGGAAACCGGGAATTAGGTGGCGTTGAAGGGTTAATTCCGCGTCGGCCAGGAGGTGTCAGCCAAGTCCACCTAGATGGTCTGCCAGCCTACGCGACGACCGGGTTACATAACGCGGCGAACAATAATCAAACCGCGTCCGCGTTTTCAATCATCGTTCCAACACCGATGAACCACCTAACGGGCAATTTCGAGAATCCTGAGGCGGGCGGCGCGGAAGCGTCTTGAGGGAAACAAAAGCGTACACACGTATCGCCGGGTAGGGGGAGGGACAAAGATAGATCCCTGACGAGGAAGATCCCGAAGAGATGCTGGCGTCGCCACCGGTCGTCGGTCACGAAGAGGTGTCCGCCAGGCAGTGCTGCACCGAGCCTCGCGCTATATCGAGCCAAACCCACTcccatctctctctttctctctgtctcgctctctttctcgcacacacgtacacactatctttctttctctctctctccctctctctctctctccctccctctctctctctctccctccctctctctctctttctccctccctctctcttcctctctttctctctctctctatctctctatctctctctatctgtctatctatctatctatctacctatctatctatctatcctTCCCTACCGATTCGGTCGAGGCGACACGTTCGACGACGTCGTAGCCGACGATTCAACCTAGAAGTTTTCCCCTATCGCGCGATCCTCTATCGGGgaaccgatcgatcgatgaCGGGCTTCCGGTCGCGAGAGGTCCAGCCGACGACGACAAGCTGGCCAGGAACGGTGTGATCGTCGGGTGGAAGAGGAGGAAGCTCCTGGCGAGCGCACCATGGGAAACGCCGCCGCGAAGAACCACTACTCGAAGAGCCTCGCCGTCGGCGCCGCGTCCAGGAGACCACGCTGGGAGGGATCAGGTTAGACACTGACTTTCCGATGTAGAGAACTTGCAGCTGTTACTGGTTTTTAGTGGAACGACGGAGTTTGAATTTTCGTTAAGAAGTACTTTGGATATTCTGAGATTTGGTGGAGGATTGCTAGCTACCACAGTCTTCGAGGTTTGATCGAGGATTGCTTTGGACGCTTCAACATTTGGACTTGGATTACTTCATTTTAAGGTTTGGTTGAGAATTAGTTTGAACGCTACAAGATGTGGGGATTACTTCGAATGCTTCGTAGTTTGGCCGACCGTTGCTTCATACTCTTCGAGGTTTGGTTGAGGATCACTTTGAACGCTTCAAGAATTGGTGGATTACTTCACGTAGATTAAGAATTGCTTGAAAATGACTTTGAATGCTTCAAGATTACTTCGAATGCGTTAAAATCTGATCGAGGATTACTTCGGATACTAAAAAACTTTGTGTACTTCGAATGCTGCGTACTTCGGTTGAGGATTACTGCGAACGCTACAGACTTTGGCAGATTACTTTAAACGCTTCAGAGTCCGATTGAAGATTACTTGGAATGCTTCAAATTTTGGGAGGTACTATGGATGCTTCAAACTTCGGTCGAGAATCACTTTGAACGCTGACAGGATGTGTTTAGAGGATCACCGGATGTATATACGTGTCATCGGGCGCTAGCGGTCGCCATTTTGATTCAGACACTATGTGCAGGTTTATATTGATGCTGTGATTGAAATTGGGgatcgttttatttattgttgttatCGTTGGTGGTGCCTTCTTGGTGTTTCACTTGTTAGGATTcaaatgaagattttaaaggaATGGTAGAATTTTCGTTTAGACACGCGAAGCATCCGGCGTGACTGCGGGAGCTTCCGGTGGCCGAGCCTCGTCTCACGAGTGACGGTGCCTAGGTGTTTTCGGCCGGTTTTCATTGGCTCACCGCGATAGTGGGATGATCGCTATAATTAGACCGCCTCGGTGGACGGATCTGTCAAGATCGCGCAACGTTTGAGTGATCGGTAAATGAATCGACAATGGGGATCATTTTGGGGATGTTTTCGTTTTAGATGGATCTGTTGGTTTTTTATTGGATGATGATTGGTTTGAGAAAATGTTTGATGAGGTTTGAGGATAGTAAAGGGATAGGTGGAAATTATTTCTCGAGATTTTTCTGGATGGTTTGGGATGTTTTTGAAAGAATTCTCTGGAACTTTGTCTGGAagttctgtatttatttatcgtCAAATCGACCGGTAATCCAAAATTAACTCGTACGCCTCGGGGGCGTTTATTTTAATAGTCGATGGTGGGTCTGTTGAAAGGTAGCCTGGATCTACGGGAATATGAAGTGAAAATTGTGTCTTGCTTGGAGGAAAAGATTGACGAATTCCTTTGACGAGtacattttgtaattgtttgttCTTTCACGAATGATAGGTTAATTATAGACTAATTGATACCACGTAATTTTCAGAATTAACTGAGATTTAAATTAGTGCCATCTGttttgattatattattttgtctcTTATTTCTagctaatttaaaaaaaatatattcatctgGTTTGGAATTTATGTTCAAACGAATATGTTTAAGAacagttttttattaaaatggttaatgaaatattgtttgtaaTGTTGAAAGATTGCTGGTCTATATTCGATAACATAATTAGAAGAATAAggatttaatcaaataaaaacgCTATTCATTTTCCCAAACGAGAAGCGAGTAAATCTCAAATTACTGTAGTTCTGTTTTCAATAAGATTAAAAAGTTAACAGCGAACACGTGGAAATTTTAacgtaaaaaattataaattatcttcTTTAACAAGATTAGATGATTtagttacaaaattataaatcgtTTTGTAACATAACTCAAAAACCAAGGATTTCTAAGTGAAAACACTCATTTTACCAAATGAGAAGCCAGATAACTAGCACCAATGTGAGCGTCTGCAATCAATTTAGAAAGCTAACAGCGAACACGTGGAAATTCTAacaatgtacaaaattataaattattttttttcaacaaaattaGATTATGTTGCTAcagaatgatatatttttttgtaacataattaaaaaataacagagAATACTAAATGAGAACACCATTCACTCGTACAGAATGAGAAAGTAGAACAACTGGTTGCTTCATTTCAAGGAACCATGTTCCCGAAGAGATACTCGTCCGCGATACCCATCTGTTCCCTCGCATAACATTTTAAGTAGCACAAAGTGAATCGAACAACGTTAGGCACGTCGTACAATTGTATCGAAGACGCGCCGAGCCGGTGTCCGATGTCGGCTAGGAGTCTCGCATAGTTTTCCCTACCCTGAGGACCGCGCAGCAGTGGCCCTCAGATTGCCAAACGATTCGAACTTTATTTTGGGAGCGCCACCTGCGGACCTGTGTCGAGAATGTGTGTTCTCCGCGTACATGAGCATCGTTCTGGCACGTGAGAGCTTTCCGTGAACTTATTAACGATCGAACTCCTCTATGTCATCCTCCACTTCTCACTTGGGCCGCCGTGTCACTCGAATTCGAGCGAAATACAGAAGGACTCCGATTAACCGGTGTTCACTGCAATCTAGATTATTCAGAGCTTCGGTTAACTTGATATTTAATCACAGTTTGGTCTGAATCACTATTGCTTCGatggaataaaattataaatgcataattcgatgtataataattgatatataattgatatatgattgtcatataattaatatgatgATATATGATTAACATATAACTGACATAGAATTGACATACAATTGACATACAATTGACATACAATTGACATATAACTGATATGTAATTGATATATACTTGATATATTCTTggtatataattgaaatatacttGATATATAATTggtatataattaatgtataaatgatatataatatcaaattttgtgcAATGCACTAATACTCCAAACATGGAAATAGAATAGTCCtgcttatttttaattttgttaagatTTCTCTCTTTGTCAGTTATAAAAGGAGTCATCGATATCTCATCAAAACATGGTGAATATTTACAGTGGAACAGATTGACAAGCATAAATGGTTAATAATTCGGATTTTTAAATTCttagaattttacaaatatattttgacaaatttcttttcaaatctCCATTCGTCCGGACTGTTCAACGCCCAATTTAATGGGAAAATCGATGTTCTACTGTaacttaatatatatatttgaaaattgatttcctcAATGATATATCGAACAATCCGAACTTTGTTGAATCTCTGAGATGTGAGAAGGTTTAGAGAGTAATCATTGTTAAAAACCTTGACTTCTTAATTTCTGTTTACTTAGGAAAATGGTTTCGATTGGTGAGTAATTTTATGAGGCCAATttggcgatcaacgtgttagACAGATATGTTaggattaaaatacaataaagctTCCATTGTGCTATCTCTCTCACGCGGATAGATGAAATAAACACGTCCTCACTGCCGTTATTTATTCGTCTAACTAATTCCGCAATCATCGAATTACAATGGAAGCAACTTTcctaataatacagaaattataaagttaAGATTTTTTACTAGCAAATTTGGAGTTTCCTACAGTATTACATATTCTTTGATATTAAAGACAAACGGCATTGAAAATAtacagtataaatattaatataaaaaaagtataccgtataaaaattacatataaaacaaaacagtttaaatattttattcttacatCATTTGGCCTAATACAACCTTTTTGCTTCAAATTACCTTaccaaaatattataatagacaattctttcgttttactttaacaatttctcacagATTACTTTTATTGTCTCAATTCCTGCTTCATCTCCAAATTATCTTACCAAAATCTTCCAAAAGGAAATtccttcatttcattttaaccaTTTTCTACACGTTAGCCACAGTACAAAGTCATACTGGCAAAGAGTTGTCAAGGGTTAACCGGTTAAACCAAACGGCGATTCCATTTTAGGGCTTCCAGCACCGCCAGGGAAGCCGATTTTAATACCGGGTGCGGACGAATCTCAGCCGGAGGTGGTCGCCATTCGTTGGGAGAGGTCACCGAGTAACGGTGGCTCGGCCATTGTCGGATACCTGGTCGAACACAGGAGGCTCGGCTCGCAGCATTGGGTACGCAGCACGACAGCGCTTTGCGCGTTCCCGGAACTGACCTTGAGCGGCCTCGAGCCCGGATGGCGCTACCAATTCAGGGTCAGGGCGCAGAACGCTGTGGGCCTCTCGCGGCCCAGCGAGGTCTCGGACCCACTGACGGTGACCTTGCAAAGGTCCGCCGCTTCCGCGCCGTCCTTCGAACTCGAGCTCAAGGACACGACCGTCCTTGAAAATGACCAGGTACTTGTACCACTAAATTCTTTATGATTAACCTTGCTACCTTCTCGGGATATTTAATTATGCACTCACTTTGTCATCGTTTTAATGGCATTAGATTTAATTAGCACATTTCCAGCTTAGCAtggaataattacatattatttaataattaaaagaatattattaataagaatgtTTCTGGATTTGAgagaaatataagtaaatactgATTTGTATATTTCGTTCatatttttttagtaatattggaaatatttggATGAATTGTGAACCACAAGAGAGTGAATCCTAGATCTACCAAAATGATGTGTGTTATGCTTTATAGACATTTCATGAAATCTTAAGAATACtagattatttttgtaaaagaaatttgatttttcaaagtaGAAAGATGGAGACAAGAATAAGTGAAAAGTTATCGTTTGTTTTTTATTCGCAGGCTGAATTTACAGTGAAATTCAATGGGTCCCCTCTGCCGAAGATCTCGTGGTTCAAAGATGGCTTCGAGATCTTCAGCAGCAGACGAACTAGGATCATCACGGACGGTGGGAAAAGTGTCCTTCTAATACATCAAACCGCGTTGAACGACGAAGGTGAAATTAAATGCACAGCCACTAACAGAGCAGGTCATACTAGTACCAAAGCTAGATTAATGCTGGAAGGTATGCAGgacataaattttaattttatttactaaatatttaatattcaaattagtGAGATCGAAAAACTAGACATATACTTCTACGTATAGTaattattcttacaattttattacaaaataaataattatttacgtaCTTCACAAGTTTACaaattaagtattttattttttatttacaaattaaatgaaattctatttaaaaaacaagtgaagttttattttatattaacaaataattctatttacacCTCTGCCATTTCTTTGTggttaaattaatgaataataaaatagaaatattaattatgagTTTCAATTGACTAGCGAATTCAAATTACTAGCACCTCCAAAGACACGACTACCACGCCAGTACGAAGATGGCCTTCTGTTCGAACAGGATGAGACGATGAGATTGAAAGTGTCATTAGCAGGTAGACCACCGCCATCTGTAACATGGTACCACGATGGCGAGGCAATTTCAGAAGATAGCAGGCACATCTTGGAAACAATGGATAATGAATCGATTCTGAAGATACCCGACGCAAAACGAATGGACAGGGGGGAGTACACGGTTAAAGCCACAAATAAACTCGGAGAGGACATATCTTCGTTTTTAGTTACGGTTACAGGTTAGTACAAAAGTCTGTAGAAACtgtagaaataataaatgatcgaaaacaattatttacacAGGTGTGTATATATTGAGGAATACAATCTTTTTTATCACTCGCATTGTATTaacgaaatttacattttttttccaGCTGCTCCTTTTAAAAACGTATTATTTCTGTATTACAAagttatttgtaaaatttttagaCAGTATAATTACTGTTGATAATATCATTCACAAGAAACATTGGTTCTTACCTTGGAACTGTTCGATAAAAGTATATGTACTTTAAATAATTACTGATTATACTCTAAAttcattaacaatttttcttttatttaatttaatgaaaattatggcTTTAACGTAAGTAAACCTTTCTTTCAAAATCCCGTATATTAATGAGAACTTTATTTTCAGATCGACCTGCTGCACCAGGTAAAGCGATGGTAACTATGACCCTAGGCAGGTCGGTGACGTTATCCTGGAACGAACCAGAAGACGATGGTGGTTGCAAAATAGGAACTTACGTCGTCGAGTATTACAGGGTAAGTTATAGAAAATGTATCGTGTCCGTCCGTGTGAAATCGATGTTCTTCTGATCGACGATTCACCGTTAGCGGTTTTACCTTAGGTCGGATGGGACGTTTGGCTGAAGGCAACCACCAGCAGGCAGACCAAAGCGACGATGTCCGAACTGATCGAAGGATCAGAATACAAATTTCGAGTGAAGGCTGAGAACCCTTACGGCATGAGCGAACCCGGCGAAGAGAGCGATGTGATTTTCATTCCAGATTTGAAAAGAGGGTgcgtttaattgaaaacaaaatttgtatggATACAAGAAACATTAAGTTTTTTTTTCAACTGTGTTAATCTAAAACTCTAagcttattatattttaaattgaaccacatattttaaaaaatattttcttccttgTCTATATCAATTAAAAGAATTACTTATTGTTGCTTACATTTGTTGCATCCCAAATTAAAGACAACCGATTTCAAATGTAAAACCATTAAATTCCAATTACTATGACAAAtcatttcatacaattttaaagaagtaagttaaaattattgaaacgagTTTGATGTAGTATGCGaagtaattaatagaaaatttcgcTGCTTTCATTTACTGCAAAGCGCATAAATTAATTGATCTGTTAGTTTTAtggtttaaatattcatttttttccattttggaGACAGTATAGTGACACCTTCCCTGGGTGGGAAGTCGCAGAGTCACCGCGAAATCAGATCACGTGAGAAAAGAGAGGTAAGCTTCGCAGTGCCGACTCAGAGAACCAGAAGCTTGACGAGGGAAGAAGGACGAGCGCGAGATGAAGATGACGAGGGACGTTTCGGACCGAGCAGTCGATCCGTATCAGCACAAAGGCTCAGCAGACCGTCCAGAGCAGACAGTAGAGTTACGTTTGCCCTGGACACGATGGACAAGACGGTGACTCCCGTGCCACCAACCAGGTTAAGGGATCATTCCACTTCAAAGCACGACAGTAGGGCTGATCTTCACGTGGAACATTCGAATATTAGTGCAGACGTAACCGAGGTAGGTAATTTCACTAATACACTGattttttatactattattatttttgtattattagtatttagtATCTACTTTATTAGTAAGTGATCAAGGAATTTTTTCGGACAGACTTTCAGCGACGAGAAAGACACTGTAACAGTTTCTATGATTCCTGCAACCGTGCCAGTGCTGCCACCCTTAACAGACGAATCTAGTAAACGTTCAATGTTCAGAGAATCTCGCTCGCGGTCAGTCTCCGTTTCAAGGGAGCGCAGCATGTCTCCTTTATCGATGCCTAAAATCCAAGAAGAAGAGGGTTCTCCGGACACAATACGTCCCGTTCGTCCTCAGATAAATATATCGTTAAGGAAACAACAAGCTATCGTCGACGAACCAGAGCCACCCTTCATAAGAACTCCTTCGGTGGAAGAAAAACCAAATTCTCCGGTAACACCTAGAGAAGATGACGAAACCGTGTTGCATGGTAGCTCAGAGTTTATGTTGGTATTGTACACCGAAGACCAAGACAAGAAACTCGTGGACATTGATGGCAGGCCGAAAAGTTTAGGTAAATTAAtaccaattaattattaattcatttttcaggAATCGTCAGATGACTTATGTTTCTTACGTCAtaacaaattttcttaattatggTACTGACATACTGCCACATTCTTTGCATTTTTTtctctatattttaatatatttcactaCAGTTCCTCTTTAAATACTTCaaaaaactaaataactaaattttattgtttacatttataatCTTCGGTaacacaaaaaaatatcaaatattccaaAGGGAATTACGACGAAGTAGCTGAAAAACCAACATTATGTCCACAGAAACGAGACAAAGCGCAACCGAAGAAGCCGAGGAGATGGAAGACCTCATCCCGCCACCCATGTCACTCTCTCTGCCAGAACTATTCAGCGTGGAGCATCAAGTAGTAGAAACTCTCCGCGAAGCGGTCAGCTCCACGGAATTGCTACACGAGCGAGCAATGGAGCGATTCTACCGAGCAGTGGCAGCGGAGGAAGCCTCTGAGATAGCTAAACGAAAGCAACAACTCGAAAGAAGGACCGGCGAACTCGCCACAACCGTCGAAGAAAAGACAGAAACAGATGTAGACAACCAAGACACCCTGCGAACCTCAATCCTACGCCGACTGTCCAATCCCAGTGTCACTGCGCAGAATCTAATCACCTGGCAAGCGAAGAGAAACCGTCGAAGATCAAGCGAAGGTCAAGCAGAAACGATCAAGTCACCCCTAAAGGAACTGATCACCCCGAGTTTGCTGTCTGCAGTGGAAGCTAGGTCAGACCCCAACTTGCCTAGTGATTCGGAGACTCCAACAGGTGTCTGGGGGCTGGACAAGGAGGCGGACGCTGCCACGCAGCTGCGCAGGTGGCACGACAGTAATGTACCATTGGTGGGCGAGGAACAAGAGGAAAGATCAATGCTAATAGAAACCGATGAACTCACATCGCGTAACAGAGCTATGTCTCCAACAGCCCAAGCAATCGGTCGAGCAGATTCTCAGCAGGAGGAACTTGAAGAGGAAGAAAGCATCGAGAGCTTGGAAGAATCCGAGTCTGAGGACATCAGCAGCGCGGACAGCGAGGACCTGAAACTGCTAAAGGCCAGAATCCTAGCCAGGCAAGTGCTAGAAGAAGAGGACACC comes from Nomia melanderi isolate GNS246 chromosome 7, iyNomMela1, whole genome shotgun sequence and encodes:
- the LOC143174719 gene encoding uncharacterized protein LOC143174719 isoform X1, whose product is MGNAAAKNHYSKSLAVGAASRRPRWEGSGLPAPPGKPILIPGADESQPEVVAIRWERSPSNGGSAIVGYLVEHRRLGSQHWVRSTTALCAFPELTLSGLEPGWRYQFRVRAQNAVGLSRPSEVSDPLTVTLQRSAASAPSFELELKDTTVLENDQAEFTVKFNGSPLPKISWFKDGFEIFSSRRTRIITDGGKSVLLIHQTALNDEGEIKCTATNRAGHTSTKARLMLEAPPKTRLPRQYEDGLLFEQDETMRLKVSLAGRPPPSVTWYHDGEAISEDSRHILETMDNESILKIPDAKRMDRGEYTVKATNKLGEDISSFLVTVTDRPAAPGKAMVTMTLGRSVTLSWNEPEDDGGCKIGTYVVEYYRVGWDVWLKATTSRQTKATMSELIEGSEYKFRVKAENPYGMSEPGEESDVIFIPDLKRGIVTPSLGGKSQSHREIRSREKREVSFAVPTQRTRSLTREEGRARDEDDEGRFGPSSRSVSAQRLSRPSRADSRVTFALDTMDKTVTPVPPTRLRDHSTSKHDSRADLHVEHSNISADVTETFSDEKDTVTVSMIPATVPVLPPLTDESSKRSMFRESRSRSVSVSRERSMSPLSMPKIQEEEGSPDTIRPVRPQINISLRKQQAIVDEPEPPFIRTPSVEEKPNSPVTPREDDETVLHGSSEFMLVLYTEDQDKKLVDIDGRPKSLETRQSATEEAEEMEDLIPPPMSLSLPELFSVEHQVVETLREAVSSTELLHERAMERFYRAVAAEEASEIAKRKQQLERRTGELATTVEEKTETDVDNQDTLRTSILRRLSNPSVTAQNLITWQAKRNRRRSSEGQAETIKSPLKELITPSLLSAVEARSDPNLPSDSETPTGVWGLDKEADAATQLRRWHDSNVPLVGEEQEERSMLIETDELTSRNRAMSPTAQAIGRADSQQEELEEEESIESLEESESEDISSADSEDLKLLKARILARQVLEEEDTYHPRGRPVPHVEPDLLPPLKIPTVDITPPTPKSVPASPTGVIPKSILKKRKEEPIPVNSFGRPIPPEKPVRKILPVQSVEPMISTEGDTTDREEIRTPEPPKTPILSESDTDSVLSAGEAAKTRRIQAKMRTTTSEEEVDEEDHEARMAVVNHYTEIVREHSSRYNYRSSEERKFDSRASSRRSSFSEDQEVKTQLNRERPETSTPGQVIKRQDSKEGAEKVEQKPRGIMKKGTKIDKPEVQEDQKPKRTVGSRGTTPAREIKAIKDSQPRRPRSRNESPAPRSRNVSKDRGETSSRSSSKTRVRAPSQERKSISRTGSEEQRYNREKSVDIESRQSRRPSHSRSSSRDRIRPETPVKIKVERLQKALESKKYRSSKRGSRAEYSEQGRQNDEQLALEATKNVRFTVDYVTDLTLLMAAVYVYLFKKETMAIPFIALLLYRRIQHEIKGRVSGRWWWSKEKK